A segment of the Alistipes communis genome:
TGAACGTCTCCTCGTCCGAGTCGATGATCCGCGAAGTCCTCTACGGCAACGCCTACTACGAGCGGGAATTCGGCTATCGCAGCATCGACTACATGCTGCCCGACTGCTTCGGCTTCGTCGCCTCGATGCCGAGCGTACTGGCCCATGCGGGCATCGAAGGATTCTCCACGCAGAAACTCACGTGGCGCTCGGCCGCCGGCATCCCGTTCAACGTAGGCTTCTGGCAGGGCCCCGACGGCAAAGGCGTCGTGGCGGCGCTCAACGCGACGAAATACGCCGGACGCATCCCCGAGCGGCTCGACCGCGACTCGGCGTGGATCGCGCGCATCGACGCCAACATCGCCCGACACGGCCTCCACTTCGACTACCGCTACTACGGCGTCGGCGACCGGGGCGGCTCGCCGCGTCCCGACGACGTGAAAAACGCGGTCGGATCGATCGGCAACCCCGACAGTGAGATCGACGTCCGCCTCACCTCGTCGCAGCAGATGTTCGAAGACCTCACGCCGGCCCTGAAACGAAAACTTCCGGTCTACGCGGGCGACCTGCTGCTCATCGAGCACAGCGCCGGAAGCACGACCTCGCAGGTCTTCATGAAGCGGATGAACCGCAAGAACGAACTGCTGGCCAAAGCCGCCGAACAGGTCGCGGCCGGTGCCGACGCCGCGGGAATCGCCCGCTACCCGTTCGAGAAGATCAATCCGGCGTGGGAACTCATCCTCGGCAGCCAGATGCACGACATCCTGCCCGGCACGGCGATCCCGCAAGCCTACGAATATTCGTGGAACGACGAGTTCGTGGCGGCCAACCTGCTGGCCTCCACGCTCGAAAACGCGGTGAGCCGGATGGCCGCACGCATGGATACGCGCACGGCAGGACACCCCCTCGTGGTCTACAACCCCGTGGCGGCCGAGCGGGACGACATCGCCGAGGCGACGCTGGCGCTGCCGGCCGATACGCGGTCGGTGATCGTCCGCGACGCCGACGGCAACATCCTGCCGTCGCAGATCGTATCGCGCGAGGGCAATCGGATCGGGTTCGTCTTCGGCTGCCGCATGAAGCCGATGAGCATGGAGGTATTCGATGTGGAGCCTTCTGCCGAACCCGAACAGGCTCCGGCGGAGTTGAAGGTCGACGGACGCACGCTCGAAAACGCCTGTTACCGCGTGGTGATCGCCCGTAACGGCGACATCGAATCGATCTTCGACAAGCGGCTCGGCCGCCAATTGCTGACGGCGCCCGCACGCCTCGAATTCCTGCACGAAAGCCCTCGCCAGTGGCCGGCCTGGAACATGGACTGGAAAGACCGCCGCCAGGCGCCCGTGGCGTTCATGGACGAGAACGCCGCCGTGCGCATCGTCGAGCGGGGACCCGTGCGCGCGACGCTGGAAGTGAGCCGTCAGGGCCGGGATTCGCGCATCGTGCAACGCATATCGCTCGCAGCGGGCGAAGCCGGCCGACGCATCGAGGTCGACAACCGCATCGACTGGCAGTCGACGGGCGTAAGCCTGAAAGCCGCCTTCCCGCTGGCGGCGGCGAACCCCGAAGCCTCCTACTCGCTCAACACGGCCGTGGTCGAACGCGGCAACAACGACTCGCTGAAATTCGAGGTTCCCTCGCGCGAATGGTTCGACCTGACCGACCGCAGCGGCCGTTTCGGCGTCTCAGTGCTCGAAGACTGCCGCTACGGTTCGGACAAGCCCGACGACAATACGCTGCGTCTGACGCTCATGTATACGCCCGAAGCCAACGTTCCGCGCTTCACCTACCAGGCGACGCAGGACTTCGG
Coding sequences within it:
- a CDS encoding glycoside hydrolase family 38 C-terminal domain-containing protein, with the protein product MKRIIFLASLFLFAHTFALAQTRKDGDKPDLNRGRTLYTVGYVHLDTQWNWDYTKTIDVFLKRTLERNFDLFEKYPDYIFTFTGARRYRMMKEYYPDLYAKMLGYVRQGRWIAGGSCVEESEVNVSSSESMIREVLYGNAYYEREFGYRSIDYMLPDCFGFVASMPSVLAHAGIEGFSTQKLTWRSAAGIPFNVGFWQGPDGKGVVAALNATKYAGRIPERLDRDSAWIARIDANIARHGLHFDYRYYGVGDRGGSPRPDDVKNAVGSIGNPDSEIDVRLTSSQQMFEDLTPALKRKLPVYAGDLLLIEHSAGSTTSQVFMKRMNRKNELLAKAAEQVAAGADAAGIARYPFEKINPAWELILGSQMHDILPGTAIPQAYEYSWNDEFVAANLLASTLENAVSRMAARMDTRTAGHPLVVYNPVAAERDDIAEATLALPADTRSVIVRDADGNILPSQIVSREGNRIGFVFGCRMKPMSMEVFDVEPSAEPEQAPAELKVDGRTLENACYRVVIARNGDIESIFDKRLGRQLLTAPARLEFLHESPRQWPAWNMDWKDRRQAPVAFMDENAAVRIVERGPVRATLEVSRQGRDSRIVQRISLAAGEAGRRIEVDNRIDWQSTGVSLKAAFPLAAANPEASYSLNTAVVERGNNDSLKFEVPSREWFDLTDRSGRFGVSVLEDCRYGSDKPDDNTLRLTLMYTPEANVPRFTYQATQDFGIHDVKYALYGHEGGWDNGTPWQAKFLNQPLLTFATERHDGDRGRRIALAVPSTGQIDIMAFKKMEEGPYYVVRVNELFGKACDGATIEFPSAVAEAFEVDGQERRIGKATVRNGKLTFDIGKFGIRSFAVRFADTSAPAKPVQEQLLLAYDADILSDDAVRSDGRMGRSEQTLPAEMLPDTITSEGIDFAIRGREKGADNAVECRGQQITLPAGDYDRIYLLAAAEEEAAGCFEVDGAEQWLNIAKWKGFVGQHYAQTIVPDSTAYKTLAVDNPYLRKDPIAWFASHCHAPKRNIAYQYCYLYKYGLDIVPGAKTLTLPDNPGIKIMAVTVTKEGVRTLPLTPLYDDFDDYPVFRWRNRPKFDLSHR